Proteins from a single region of Xenopus laevis strain J_2021 chromosome 9_10S, Xenopus_laevis_v10.1, whole genome shotgun sequence:
- the orc2.S gene encoding origin recognition complex subunit 2 isoform X2, with protein MSHEAHNGTKLFKVQFTPDEEVLEHITDKQGVTPQSNTAAQRIVAVKNIIKNDDLHVDEATPESWREQNYVDVLGVDTEDTLQNGPGTGGGDVYSFYTIKRSNKMAQLATEMARTPAKTVSFSVSDNPEEAVSPPANTPSQPSDSESDYSASNSDEELEEKSSAAKTPSKVSQTPGKTPSKKGKKNTASNLVEEYFEAHSSSKVLTSDRTLQRLQTPKLDQETLRKLLDQTPSAFADELHRISKKHEALFYKWMLQLHLGFNIILFGLGSKQSLIEKFRTSLLQDSLHIVINGFFPSITAKSILNSITEEALGHPGAFRSPLDQMDFILQRFKDDPSLELYLLIHNLDSQMLRGEKCQQVLGQLASIPNLHLLASVDHINAPLMWDQSKQSLYNWLWYETTTFGSYIEETSYENSLLVKRSGALALSSLTHVLRSLTPNARGIFRLLAEYQMANKDNPSYTGLSFQDFYQQCREAFLVNSDLTLRAQLTEFRDHKLIRTKKGMDGVEYLLIPLDLGTLTDFLEMEDKDT; from the exons ATGAGCCATGAAGCTCACAATGGCACTAAGCTTTTCAAGGTACAGTTTACTCCCGATGAAGAAGTCTTAGAACACATCACTGATAAACAAG GGGTTACTCCACAGAGTAATACTGCAGCTCAGAGAATTGTCGCTGTAAAGAACATAATTAAAAATGACGATTTACACGTAGACGAGGCAACTCCAGAATCTTGGAGGGAACAAAATTACGTGGATGTTTTAGGAGTGGATACAGAAG ATACCTTGCAAAATGGACCGGGCACAGGAGGAGGGGATGTGTATTCTTTCTACACAATTAAACGCTCTAACAAAATGGCACAGCTTG CTACTGAAATGGCCAGAACTCCTGCAAAGACAGTGAGCTTCTCTGTATCAGACAATCCAGAAGAAGCAGTCAGCCCTCCTGCCAACA CCCCCAGTCAGCCGTCTGATAGTGAAAGTGATTACTCCGCCTCCAACTCTGATGAGGAGCTGGAAGAAAAATCTTCTGCAGCTAAAACACCAAGCAAAGTGTCCCAGACTCCAGGCAAGACACCatcaaagaaaggaaagaagaataCTGCT AGCAACCTAGTAGAAGAATATTTTGAGGCACACAGCAGTTCAAAGGTTCTCACATCAGACAGAACTTTGCAGAGGCTACAGACACCAAAATTAGACCAG GAAACTCTTCGGAAGCTTCTTGATCAGACTCCCTCAGCATTTGCTGATGAACTGCATAGAATAAGCAAGAAGCATGAGGCTCTGTTCTACAAATGGATGCTGCAGCTGCA cttGGGGTTCAATATTATCCTCTTTGGCCTTGGCTCCAAACAAAGCTTGATTGAGAAGTTTCGCACATCTCTGCTTCAGGATTCTCTTCATATCGTTATTAATGGATTTTTCCCTAGTATTACAGCAAAATCT ATTTTAAACTCCATCACAGAGGAAGCATTAGGTCATCCTGGGGCATTTCGCAGCCCCTTAGATCAAATGGACTTCATTTTACAACGATTTAAAGAcg atCCCTCACTAGAACTTTATCTTCTTATTCATAACCTGGACAGTCAGATGTTACGAGGGGAGAAATGTCAGCAGGTCCTTGGTCAATTGGCTTCTATTCCTAACCTTCATCTTCTTGCATCAGTAGATCACATAAATGCTCCTCTTA TGTGGGATCAGTCGAAGCAAAGTTTGTATAATTGGCTGTGGTATGAAACAACCACGTTCGGCTCCTATATAGAAGAGACATCATATGAGAATTCACTTCTTGTAAAGCGCTCCGGAGCATTGGCCCTCAGTTCTCTCACACATGTTCTCCGCAGCCTTACTCCTAATGCCAG gggcattttccggCTATTGGCAGAGTATCAGATGGCCAACAAGGACAATCcttcatatacag GTCtgtcatttcaggatttttatCAGCAATGTCGAGAAGCCTTCCTTGTCAATAGTGACTTGACACTAAGGGCTCAGCTTACAGAATTCCGAGACCACAAACTCATCAGGACAAAaaaa GGCATGGATGGAGTGGAGTATTTACTTATTCCTTTAGACTTGGGAACCTTGACAGATTTCTTGGAGATGGAAGACAAAGACACTTGA
- the orc2.S gene encoding origin recognition complex subunit 2 (The RefSeq protein has 1 substitution compared to this genomic sequence), with protein sequence MSHEAHNGTKLFKVQFTPDEEVLEHITDKQGVTPQSNTAAQRIVTVKNIIKNDDLHVDEATPESWREQNYVDVLGVDTEDTLQNGPGTGGGDVYSFYTIKRSNKMAQLATEMARTPAKTVSFSVSDNPEEAVSPPANKQTANKTPSKGRKNEFISTTPHRLRKRLSAPSQPSDSESDYSASNSDEELEEKSSAAKTPSKVSQTPGKTPSKKGKKNTASNLVEEYFEAHSSSKVLTSDRTLQRLQTPKLDQETLRKLLDQTPSAFADELHRISKKHEALFYKWMLQLHLGFNIILFGLGSKQSLIEKFRTSLLQDSLHIVINGFFPSITAKSILNSITEEALGHPGAFRSPLDQMDFILQRFKDDPSLELYLLIHNLDSQMLRGEKCQQVLGQLASIPNLHLLASVDHINAPLMWDQSKQSLYNWLWYETTTFGSYIEETSYENSLLVKRSGALALSSLTHVLRSLTPNARGIFRLLAEYQMANKDNPSYTGLSFQDFYQQCREAFLVNSDLTLRAQLTEFRDHKLIRTKKGMDGVEYLLIPLDLGTLTDFLEMEDKDT encoded by the exons ATGAGCCATGAAGCTCACAATGGCACTAAGCTTTTCAAGGTACAGTTTACTCCCGATGAAGAAGTCTTAGAACACATCACTGATAAACAAG GGGTTACTCCACAGAGTAATACTGCAGCTCAGAGAATTGTCGCTGTAAAGAACATAATTAAAAATGACGATTTACACGTAGACGAGGCAACTCCAGAATCTTGGAGGGAACAAAATTACGTGGATGTTTTAGGAGTGGATACAGAAG ATACCTTGCAAAATGGACCGGGCACAGGAGGAGGGGATGTGTATTCTTTCTACACAATTAAACGCTCTAACAAAATGGCACAGCTTG CTACTGAAATGGCCAGAACTCCTGCAAAGACAGTGAGCTTCTCTGTATCAGACAATCCAGAAGAAGCAGTCAGCCCTCCTGCCAACA AACAGACTGCAAACAAAACTCCTTCTAAG ggaagaaaaaatgaattcatatcCACAACACCTCACAGGCTAAGAAAGCGGCTGTCAG CCCCCAGTCAGCCGTCTGATAGTGAAAGTGATTACTCCGCCTCCAACTCTGATGAGGAGCTGGAAGAAAAATCTTCTGCAGCTAAAACACCAAGCAAAGTGTCCCAGACTCCAGGCAAGACACCatcaaagaaaggaaagaagaataCTGCT AGCAACCTAGTAGAAGAATATTTTGAGGCACACAGCAGTTCAAAGGTTCTCACATCAGACAGAACTTTGCAGAGGCTACAGACACCAAAATTAGACCAG GAAACTCTTCGGAAGCTTCTTGATCAGACTCCCTCAGCATTTGCTGATGAACTGCATAGAATAAGCAAGAAGCATGAGGCTCTGTTCTACAAATGGATGCTGCAGCTGCA cttGGGGTTCAATATTATCCTCTTTGGCCTTGGCTCCAAACAAAGCTTGATTGAGAAGTTTCGCACATCTCTGCTTCAGGATTCTCTTCATATCGTTATTAATGGATTTTTCCCTAGTATTACAGCAAAATCT ATTTTAAACTCCATCACAGAGGAAGCATTAGGTCATCCTGGGGCATTTCGCAGCCCCTTAGATCAAATGGACTTCATTTTACAACGATTTAAAGAcg atCCCTCACTAGAACTTTATCTTCTTATTCATAACCTGGACAGTCAGATGTTACGAGGGGAGAAATGTCAGCAGGTCCTTGGTCAATTGGCTTCTATTCCTAACCTTCATCTTCTTGCATCAGTAGATCACATAAATGCTCCTCTTA TGTGGGATCAGTCGAAGCAAAGTTTGTATAATTGGCTGTGGTATGAAACAACCACGTTCGGCTCCTATATAGAAGAGACATCATATGAGAATTCACTTCTTGTAAAGCGCTCCGGAGCATTGGCCCTCAGTTCTCTCACACATGTTCTCCGCAGCCTTACTCCTAATGCCAG gggcattttccggCTATTGGCAGAGTATCAGATGGCCAACAAGGACAATCcttcatatacag GTCtgtcatttcaggatttttatCAGCAATGTCGAGAAGCCTTCCTTGTCAATAGTGACTTGACACTAAGGGCTCAGCTTACAGAATTCCGAGACCACAAACTCATCAGGACAAAaaaa GGCATGGATGGAGTGGAGTATTTACTTATTCCTTTAGACTTGGGAACCTTGACAGATTTCTTGGAGATGGAAGACAAAGACACTTGA
- the orc2.S gene encoding origin recognition complex subunit 2 isoform X1, whose protein sequence is MSHEAHNGTKLFKVQFTPDEEVLEHITDKQGVTPQSNTAAQRIVAVKNIIKNDDLHVDEATPESWREQNYVDVLGVDTEDTLQNGPGTGGGDVYSFYTIKRSNKMAQLATEMARTPAKTVSFSVSDNPEEAVSPPANSKKQTANKTPSKGRKNEFISTTPHRLRKRLSAPSQPSDSESDYSASNSDEELEEKSSAAKTPSKVSQTPGKTPSKKGKKNTASNLVEEYFEAHSSSKVLTSDRTLQRLQTPKLDQETLRKLLDQTPSAFADELHRISKKHEALFYKWMLQLHLGFNIILFGLGSKQSLIEKFRTSLLQDSLHIVINGFFPSITAKSILNSITEEALGHPGAFRSPLDQMDFILQRFKDDPSLELYLLIHNLDSQMLRGEKCQQVLGQLASIPNLHLLASVDHINAPLMWDQSKQSLYNWLWYETTTFGSYIEETSYENSLLVKRSGALALSSLTHVLRSLTPNARGIFRLLAEYQMANKDNPSYTGLSFQDFYQQCREAFLVNSDLTLRAQLTEFRDHKLIRTKKGMDGVEYLLIPLDLGTLTDFLEMEDKDT, encoded by the exons ATGAGCCATGAAGCTCACAATGGCACTAAGCTTTTCAAGGTACAGTTTACTCCCGATGAAGAAGTCTTAGAACACATCACTGATAAACAAG GGGTTACTCCACAGAGTAATACTGCAGCTCAGAGAATTGTCGCTGTAAAGAACATAATTAAAAATGACGATTTACACGTAGACGAGGCAACTCCAGAATCTTGGAGGGAACAAAATTACGTGGATGTTTTAGGAGTGGATACAGAAG ATACCTTGCAAAATGGACCGGGCACAGGAGGAGGGGATGTGTATTCTTTCTACACAATTAAACGCTCTAACAAAATGGCACAGCTTG CTACTGAAATGGCCAGAACTCCTGCAAAGACAGTGAGCTTCTCTGTATCAGACAATCCAGAAGAAGCAGTCAGCCCTCCTGCCAACAGTAAGA AACAGACTGCAAACAAAACTCCTTCTAAG ggaagaaaaaatgaattcatatcCACAACACCTCACAGGCTAAGAAAGCGGCTGTCAG CCCCCAGTCAGCCGTCTGATAGTGAAAGTGATTACTCCGCCTCCAACTCTGATGAGGAGCTGGAAGAAAAATCTTCTGCAGCTAAAACACCAAGCAAAGTGTCCCAGACTCCAGGCAAGACACCatcaaagaaaggaaagaagaataCTGCT AGCAACCTAGTAGAAGAATATTTTGAGGCACACAGCAGTTCAAAGGTTCTCACATCAGACAGAACTTTGCAGAGGCTACAGACACCAAAATTAGACCAG GAAACTCTTCGGAAGCTTCTTGATCAGACTCCCTCAGCATTTGCTGATGAACTGCATAGAATAAGCAAGAAGCATGAGGCTCTGTTCTACAAATGGATGCTGCAGCTGCA cttGGGGTTCAATATTATCCTCTTTGGCCTTGGCTCCAAACAAAGCTTGATTGAGAAGTTTCGCACATCTCTGCTTCAGGATTCTCTTCATATCGTTATTAATGGATTTTTCCCTAGTATTACAGCAAAATCT ATTTTAAACTCCATCACAGAGGAAGCATTAGGTCATCCTGGGGCATTTCGCAGCCCCTTAGATCAAATGGACTTCATTTTACAACGATTTAAAGAcg atCCCTCACTAGAACTTTATCTTCTTATTCATAACCTGGACAGTCAGATGTTACGAGGGGAGAAATGTCAGCAGGTCCTTGGTCAATTGGCTTCTATTCCTAACCTTCATCTTCTTGCATCAGTAGATCACATAAATGCTCCTCTTA TGTGGGATCAGTCGAAGCAAAGTTTGTATAATTGGCTGTGGTATGAAACAACCACGTTCGGCTCCTATATAGAAGAGACATCATATGAGAATTCACTTCTTGTAAAGCGCTCCGGAGCATTGGCCCTCAGTTCTCTCACACATGTTCTCCGCAGCCTTACTCCTAATGCCAG gggcattttccggCTATTGGCAGAGTATCAGATGGCCAACAAGGACAATCcttcatatacag GTCtgtcatttcaggatttttatCAGCAATGTCGAGAAGCCTTCCTTGTCAATAGTGACTTGACACTAAGGGCTCAGCTTACAGAATTCCGAGACCACAAACTCATCAGGACAAAaaaa GGCATGGATGGAGTGGAGTATTTACTTATTCCTTTAGACTTGGGAACCTTGACAGATTTCTTGGAGATGGAAGACAAAGACACTTGA